The Zingiber officinale cultivar Zhangliang chromosome 2A, Zo_v1.1, whole genome shotgun sequence genomic sequence ATttggttatttttttttgtttgactcGAGTTCTACTCTTCCTATAAGATGTGAGTTTATGATGGGTTTACCTCTTTTTTCTGGAATAAAATTACAGATGCAAATTTGACTGACTAGCTGCTTGATCTCAAATTATAAAATTTCTGGTGTTTCTTAATTCATCAATTTGGTAGTGGTATCACAATGTGGATATGGAGAATGTTTGTCGTTTTTTGCTTCTACCACAATGTGGTTTGATAAGAAATTATAGAGTTTGTTTTTGCTTAATTCATCATTTAGTAGCACTGGTTTGTGGTTTTTTTGCTTCTATCTCTTCTATCTTGTTTAAGAGGGGCTTGATATGGAGTTCTTAATGTGAATATACTCTTAGTAATTTTAAATTGTCTCCCAAAAAATTCTTCTTGATCATGATCCATGGATTCATTATGTTTGTGAACATTTTACCTTATTACTATGAAAACCTTTTGCTATGACAGCCATCTTGGGGCTTCTTTTTAGTAGATTTCCCAAAGGCCAACTTGAGTTTGGGTTCTTCCAATAGAGAAAAGCATTTTTTTCCCCCCTCAAATCTTACTTTTTCTTTACAAACCCAAAAAACCTTGCACGGTGAACTAAGAAGAGCGAGAGAAGCATATAAATCCTTCTCTTCTCCAACTTTTTAATGGTAATGTTTGCTTCTTAAAAAGTATAACAATCAATTTGTAAGAGCAAGAGATGCATATAAGTTTTTTGTATTTAAAATGGACCGTTAAGGTGTTTTTTCCTTGCCTTGAGCAaaaaacaaaatctctttctagaacAAATCATGCCATTTTGGCAAGAAACTTATCAAAGGTTTTTTAGAAGTCTCAAGTGGATTATTCATATATTTTTGAGTTGTGCCTCAAGGGAATTTTGACAAAAACTCCTCATGTCATTTTAACAAGAAATTCATATCAGAGGCAAGAGTTCTTAGGTGGACTGTTCATGTGCAAGTTGAAATGGACCATTAAGGAGATTTTGATAGAAATTCCTTGATTGCTAAAATTACATTTTGGCTAGAAGATCATATCAGAGCTTCCTAggaatttcaaatgattttgaattgAAAACAAATCATCTTTTGAATTGTTTTTTCCCCAAAGTGAGTTATTTTGATTCATCAaaatttcaaatcaaaattaatctTTTGAGATTCCTAGAAAGCTTCTAGTATAATTTCCTAGTCAAAAAATGACATGATTTCATTGATTAAAGAGTTCTTGTCAAAATATCCTTGATCTTCTGTTTTTACTGGAAAACACATGAACATTGTACTTGAGACTTCTACAAAACCTCTAGTATAATTTTCTTGTCAAAATGGCATGATTTGTGTCATCAAGAAGCTTTCCTTAAAATGACCTTGATGATCTATTTCAACTtgaaaacacataaacaactcACCTCTAATATGACTTTCTTACTAAAATTAAATGATTTGGTCCATCAAGTAGAATTTTGAAGATATTTCTTGATGGTCCattttaattaaaagaaaatctgGGTATATCTATCGCTCTTACCAATTTACTAGTATAAATGGACAAGTTTTCACCATCATGATAAGTTAAAAAGATAGAAAGATTTTTGTTTGCTAAATCACAGGTGAGAGAGCTGCATGATTTGAGCAAAATAAAGTATCACGTGCCTTTtgggaaaaatcaaaatttaaagcgTTGTTCGGAAATCTCTTTATTTTTCTTGTTTAGGGATTGATCTAGGATATACTTGGTATCAAGATTTGCAAATTTGAATTATTATATGAAAGGAGTTTGCAACTGGAAAAGCATATGTATTTCTGTCCAATCTTAATTTTTTAAAGTGGGTTATCACACTCAAACTATGACTAATATCATAATTTGATGTCAATGTGGATAAAATCATCAGGTTATGGAAACCGTTACGATAGAAATACTTAGGTATTGAAGGTTATGTCGAGGTTTATGGTTTGAGCATTATTGCACTGCAATTTCACTGTCAGCACATTACTATTAGAGGGGCATGGTATGACAACTGTAACCTTGATGTTCTAATACAATTTGATATAATCCACACTTAGAAACAGCTGTGGAATCAAGATAAAATTCATGCTCAAGATTAAAGATGCCCTTAAATTTCTTATTGGCCTAATTATTTATCCTTCTCTTGATAATCTTAGGTTGAAAGTGCATTCCATCATAAGCTCTGATACTTGGATTCCTCATTTACCTGTTGATACCTATGGATGCCGATAATCAAAGACCACCACTGCGAGTGGACATATGACACATATATCTATCATTTGTTTAAATTTTCATTAGTAATTGTGTTGTGCACTTAAGTGCATAGATCTATGCCCATTTCAGATACTCATACTAGAGCAACTTAGATTATAACAATGGCTGAAAGTGAAAGTGCCTTGTGTTATGTGTGCTCCCTCTTTTTATCAACTTTACATTATTGACAAAGCAACAACCTTAGATTTATTAGGCATTTTGATTAATGCTTAAAGGGCAAAATTTCAACCGGTTGTTTTAGCTTGTAATATAAGCATATGTCATTGTTTCTCACTTCTAAGTAAGAACTACCTTTTAGAccctaaattataactaaaattaCTCTTGGACAATATTCATGGCCAAACATATGTCACTATTAGATTGCTAAGTGTCTTTACTGCAGGGAGTGCGGGCGATGTTCTAGAGGATGATCCTGTTGGCAGGTTGAAAGTGTTTGTGTATGAGCTACCTAGCAAGTACAACAAAAAGATTCTCCAAAAGGATCCCAGATGCCTCAATCACATGTTCGCTGCTGAGATATACATGCATCGTTTTCTGCTCTCAAGCGCTGTCAGAACTTCTAATCCAGAAGAAGCTGATTGGTTTTATACCCCTGTTTATACGACTTGTGACCTAACTCCTAATGGACTCCCATTACCCTTCAAATCGCCACGGATGATGAGAAGTGCAATAGAGTTGATATCCACTACTTGGCCTTACTGGAACAGAACTGAAGGGGCTGACCATTTCTTTATTACACCACACGATTTTGGTGCATGTTTTCACTACCAGGTGAGTTTTCTATGGTTGCCGTAGTGAAAGTTATCTTTTTGCGAACTTTCTTTTACTATTTCACACTACCTTCTTATAATTATCAAATCTGATACTATAGGAAGAAAAAGCTATTGAACGAGGAATCTTACACTTGCTTAAGCGTGCCACACTGGTTCAGACCTTTGGGCAACGAAATCATGTTTGCTTGAAGGATGGTTCAATTGTTATTCCTCCATATGCCCCTCCACAGAAAATGCAGGCTCATTTGATACCTCCTGACACTCCTCGTTccatttttgtttatttccgaggcttATTTTATGATGTAGGGAACGATCCAGAGGGTGGATACTATGCAAGGTGAGTTTTAACTACCGACAAGTTTAGTTTATGTAAAGCTTAAGATTACTGATGTTCAATGGCATACCTTACTGCTTTGTGTTGGAATAGAGGTGCCCGGGCATCAGTATGGGAGAACTTCAAGAACAACCCACTTTTTGACATCTCTACGGAACATCCTACCACTTATTATGAAGATATGCAGCGAGCAGTATTCTGCTTGTGCCCCTTAGGTTGGGCGCCATGGAGTCCTCGATTGGTGGAAGCAGTAGTGTTTGGCTGCATACCGGTAGTGATAGCAGATGATATAGTGCTTCCATTTGCAGACGCTATACCATGGGAGGAAATTGGTGTGTTTGTGGCCGAGGAGGATGTGCCAAAACTGGACACCATCCTAACCTCAATACCGATAGAGGTAATTCTGAGAAAACAGCGTCTCCTCGCCAACCCTTCGATGAAGCAGGCGATGTTGTTCCCACAACCAGCCCAATCTCGCGACGCGTTCCATCAGATACTGAATGGACTGGCTCGGAAGCTGCCACACGAGGAATCTGTTTATCTTAAATCAGGTCAGAAAATTCTGAACTGGACTGCTGGTCCAAAAGGAGACCTGAAGCCTTGGTAGAAAGGCTCAGGCTTTGGCTTTGCTTAAAGGTGCCTCTTTTATTGCTGTTGTTTCCGCTACATCTGCATTATACTTTGTTGTTCATACTTTCTTTGAAAGTTACCTTTCTGTTCTTGCCAAGAAACCGcccaatttgttttttttttccttttagctGGTTGGATACTTGATAGTATTATTCAATTTATAGTAAATATAATTTTGATCAAGAAATTTTAACCTCGTAGGAAACCTCGTCTAGACCAAGTAGAGTCGAAGGTGACTATTTGGCTCTTTCTGAGTGAGAAAACATTGACAATGGctatagatctacaaaggaacaACAGCATTAAGAATGCATATGATTGAGCCAAAAACTTATCACTCTAAAACATCCTATTCCTGCTACTTGAAAAGCTTATCACTCTAGAAAAAAGTTGAAAAATTTACATGCCAGTATCTAATTCATAGTTATAACTTATCAGCTATTTTTCCAAGAGCATCAGCTAGTTTGTCGAAGACGATGAGCAGACCGTTTGTTTGATCTTTCCTCTCGTCTCGATCCAATTGGAAATTGAGATTTTGAACTTCTAGTTGTGCCGTCAGCATTCTACTGTTCTGGTCTAAAATTTTGATCAGTCTAGTCTGCAGATCATCGTCTTCGTCTCCTTCTGGTGATATTCGTCTCCGCTTATGGCCTTCATGTGACGGGGAGCCCTTCTCAGGGTTCTGAGCATGCTGTTTGTCCGTTGCCATAGCTGCGTACAGGTAAACTAGTTAACCAAAATCTAGATGGAAATAGAACCTTCAAACAGCTAGATTTAAGAAACAGCTATACTGATATAAAACCACTTAATCCTTGTCTATTTTTTACTTCGCTACGGTATCAAAATTGTATACGTATGCCATGCACCGGTAAAGCAAGCTTCGATACAATAGAACCCTTTCAATCCCTTCCAAACCATGTTTCTGAACCTTAGTGTCATAACAAAATCGTATGAAGCTGTATAGATTTAACATCTTCTTAGCTTGATTGTAAATGCAGTAGTATGTTCATGAGAAGGATCATTTTAACTTGGTGACTTTGATGACACTGAATTGGGATGATCTTTTATGGTGCCTAAAGAACTGGAAAAGAACCAACTGAATACTAGAAGATGATAAAGATAAATACAAAGAAGGAACATTCTGACAGCTCTCTCTCTGGGAACTAAAATTATCCTGTCGACCTATCAATTGCTTTGAATAAGAACCGAAGAATGttaaaaaagaagaagaacatgATTCGATTAACAAAGGGATGAGAATCATCATCAAGTTTTTCCCAGCCATGTGGAGTCGGATATATGAATTAGATAAATTTTGATGGTAACTACTAAACCTAACAGAACCCTAAAGAGTTTTCATGTTTTGAGAAATGGGATGAGAATACAAATTAGAAAAAAGAAGTTGAATTTCAATCAAATTTAGAAGTATTAGGTATGAGTATATTTACAAACAGACTTTGGGTTGCGTTACTAAATGGAAATTAGGTTCTTCTCCAACTTCCTAACTCAGCTTGTGTGATACTCCGATAATTCCCACTTCTGTTGGTGATATCTATCCTTTCCCTACCACCAATACCAGAAATATCATTCTCTGCTTCATGATTGAATGAGAAAACTAATGATTTATGTCACTAGAGATATCGGATGAGTTTGAAGAAACAAATAAAATCGAATGATTTCAGTTCAATATCTTGGAAGAGTAAacaaaatattctataattttcagTAAAATAGATCAGAAACCATTACCTTCATCAGAGTCAGTTCTCTCTTGTCCAGATGATTCGCAGTTCTTCTCTGTACAACATCAATTACACAAAACATTAGAGGAAGAACAACAAAAATCTATCGGAATCAAGCGATTTGGTACGTGAATCCTTAAAATTGAGTGATCGATCAAAAATCCGTTTACCGGAGATTGGCACAGCTGCTACAGGCTGCGGTGGCGGCGATGGatcatcttcctcctcttcctctgcctccttctcctcctccgagAAGGATCCATCCTCGGTCTCTGTCGGCCTGCTGTCGAGTGGCGGTGTTAGTCCGTCCCCTTTCTTACCGTCGTCCTCTTCCGCAGCCGGCTCAACCTCCGCTTCCGATTCCGGCAAGTCCGCCCCGTCGAGGATGTCGTACACCTCCCGGTGGAAAAACCCCGGCAGCTTCCTCTCCCTCCGCAGATCATTCCTCATCGTCCAAAACGACTCCTTTCCGCTCGCCTCCCACACCTTTATCTTCTTGAAGTCGCCGGCGAGGTTGCTCCACCGCTTCCGGCACTGCACCGCACCTCGATTCACGCCGTGCCGCCGGCAGTAGGACGAGACCGACGCCCACTTAGGCTCCACCGTTCCCACCTCCCCGCCACCCCCTACGCCACCGCCGCCCCGCCCGCGCACCCTTCCGCGGCTCTCCACCGCGCGCTTCCCCTTGATCAGCACCAGTATCTCCTGCCTGGTCCACCGCGGCGAGCGCCCCCCTCCCGGTCCGCCGCCGCCCTCGCCACTCTCGCGGCCGTTGGAAACCCCAGCCCCGACGGCGTTCGCCATCGGCGCAACCCAACGGACGACACCCGCGACGATCCCGTAAAACCCACGTCAAACACTTAACCGTGCATTAACAGAATCAGGCGGGCGCCGTCATCGTGTGCCCTACTCCGTGTAGGTTAGAAGGAGATGACTTGATTAGGCCTTAATTATCCTCTCCTCCCTCCAATCCCCGATCCCTATCCGTgcgtttaattaaattaaattaaaattaaataaaatgaagATTTTATATAAAGAAAGTCATATCTTAGACATTAAAATGGGCTTGGTCAAGACAATTAATTAAGGGAAGGGAAAAGGTATATCCCTTTCCTAGTGTGAGGTTGATAAGCCACTAGTcgtccaccaccaccaccctaaAACTCTTTAAGATTGTTGTTGTAATCTCCTAATGCAACCTCCTTCTTTACCCTTGTTTATATTCTATTAGAGATTGTGGTTGGTGGTCCTATGGGtgtgatcatcatttctaacctTGTGTGGCTCTTGGTTAGGATTAAATCCTTTTCTTAGTTGATGGGtaagcttatatatattttttattattattattagttgaattttgaAGGTGATATGTTtcatttcataaaaaaattttattgatcattaaaataaatcaaattgtgCTCATTGTTTCTTAGATCAACCATTTATTAAGAGAAATTTATCTATTGATTCGTTAAAATTGAGACTTGATTCTTAAATATCTTAAAAATTGAGAAGGGATTCTGTCGCTTTTAATTTGTAAGGTTATTTTTCCTCTTACGTACGTATTGATCATTAGAATAAATCAGGTAGCGCTTATTGTTTCTTAGATCAACCATTTATTAAGAGAAATTTATCCACTACCACTTTTAATTTGTAAGGTTACTCATCCTCTTACGTACGTATTGGTATAAATTTACATGGTCACTAGCCCTAATTAATTAAGGAAAAACCATCGCGTCCCGATGACTGAAGGATACCTCACCGAACGAAAACTATACCCAAACTActgtaaattaaatatttatgcaTGTCCAAAAGGCAACCAATCGTATAAAGATAAAAtgtaaacaaaaatataaaaaagaacTGAACcagaagtaaaataaaaaatcagCAAATCGGAAACTTTTAGAAACATCATATACAACTAATTAATGATGCAACAAAATACCATCTTTAACTTGTTAATTGGGAACAGATTACTTAGCAGGTATTTAGGTGAGATGTGTTGGATATATCTTAATGAAGAGGAGGTGGGATTAAGAGGAGGTGGAAGAGACATGAACTtctattataaataaaatttattctcACATTAAGAATTTTAAGGTATATTagtgatttatattgattcacatgtattGATGATGTAAATAAATACATGAGAAGAGACTCTATCTCACACGTGGATACACATGAGGGGTGCAAGTTCAGGACCCGGATTATACTAAACCaaattgactcgtgtgcgagcacgatGCGATCATTAGCAAAAAGGGTTGCACACATAAAAAAGAAGCAGTAGCTCTCCACCTCCGTTCTCCTCCTTCCCTATCATGTAGATCTGACCTCGGACCGAGTCCGGCCCGTAACCAGGTCAACAGGTCGGTTGCCCATTGACCCGATTTGCCGAGCTGAACCAGAATCGGCTTAGCAAGTTGTCGGGCCGGTTCCGATTCCTTAAGTGCAAAACTGGCGGGCCGCTAGTTAATTATCGGTTCAACAGGTTTTTTTTTACCGTTGGAAACCAGCGGTTCCTAGCCATTGAGAGAGGAGtaggggattttttttttttttttttgtattttttcaacggttagaatCATTTGACCATGTTTTGAttaatgactatgatttagtttcattactatccaaactctataaatagagagctcattttatCATTTTCATATGCATCTTCtttactcttaatctcaatttcgtattctctgtacgttttcttcttcatttctacgcactttcatttctaattttcaattacaatagaAAGAGACCATGAAGGTGCATCATCTCAAGCTCGAAAGGGAAAGGAAATAGTGAATCCTcgagaggaggaccccaacattcaatccaccgatgatgagattgagcaccttccgaatccgacacccgaaacacaagaaaGTATCGATGAAATTTCATCTAAGCTTCAAAAATTTCTCCTCTAAAgttttctattttcactaaacattttgagaatgtcacttTTCTGTcgagagaaatgcgtgcaaaatgtaagc encodes the following:
- the LOC122040904 gene encoding probable glucuronosyltransferase Os01g0926700, whose protein sequence is MAGGFRVLPLLILCSLFQGILGEEHQPNRPTERISGSAGDVLEDDPVGRLKVFVYELPSKYNKKILQKDPRCLNHMFAAEIYMHRFLLSSAVRTSNPEEADWFYTPVYTTCDLTPNGLPLPFKSPRMMRSAIELISTTWPYWNRTEGADHFFITPHDFGACFHYQEEKAIERGILHLLKRATLVQTFGQRNHVCLKDGSIVIPPYAPPQKMQAHLIPPDTPRSIFVYFRGLFYDVGNDPEGGYYARGARASVWENFKNNPLFDISTEHPTTYYEDMQRAVFCLCPLGWAPWSPRLVEAVVFGCIPVVIADDIVLPFADAIPWEEIGVFVAEEDVPKLDTILTSIPIEVILRKQRLLANPSMKQAMLFPQPAQSRDAFHQILNGLARKLPHEESVYLKSGQKILNWTAGPKGDLKPW
- the LOC122040905 gene encoding trihelix transcription factor ASR3-like, with the protein product MANAVGAGVSNGRESGEGGGGPGGGRSPRWTRQEILVLIKGKRAVESRGRVRGRGGGGVGGGGEVGTVEPKWASVSSYCRRHGVNRGAVQCRKRWSNLAGDFKKIKVWEASGKESFWTMRNDLRRERKLPGFFHREVYDILDGADLPESEAEVEPAAEEDDGKKGDGLTPPLDSRPTETEDGSFSEEEKEAEEEEEDDPSPPPQPVAAVPISEKNCESSGQERTDSDEAMATDKQHAQNPEKGSPSHEGHKRRRISPEGDEDDDLQTRLIKILDQNSRMLTAQLEVQNLNFQLDRDERKDQTNGLLIVFDKLADALGKIADKL